From Aerosticca soli, a single genomic window includes:
- the rpmF gene encoding 50S ribosomal protein L32 has protein sequence MAVQKSRKTPSTRGMRRAHDKLKPVQLATDPTSGEVHRRHHVTADGYYRGKKVIDTATAVVDED, from the coding sequence ATGGCCGTCCAGAAAAGCCGCAAGACCCCTTCGACCCGCGGCATGCGCCGCGCGCACGACAAGCTCAAGCCCGTGCAGCTGGCCACCGACCCCACCAGCGGCGAGGTGCATCGTCGTCACCACGTCACTGCCGACGGCTATTACCGCGGCAAGAAGGTCATCGATACCGCCACGGCCGTGGTCGACGAGGACTGA
- a CDS encoding YceD family protein, with protein MRRHQAKVPLAWHVFDAPDETGRMRRIMSVSLPESVDAWRMVSARRAFAGELPISAMPRLCEVLADRAGVAQYEMAFGRDELGTACLDLKVRAPVTLLCQRTLEPFVLPLAVEVRLGMIRAENEEAGLPPGCEPLLIGADARLKPAEVIEDELLLALPLVPMDPQGALPAAEATSPDEDEAVANPFAILRELKRS; from the coding sequence ATGCGGCGCCACCAGGCCAAGGTGCCGCTGGCATGGCATGTGTTTGACGCTCCGGATGAAACCGGTAGAATGCGCCGGATTATGTCTGTGTCGCTGCCCGAGTCCGTCGATGCTTGGCGCATGGTCTCGGCACGGCGCGCGTTCGCCGGCGAGCTGCCCATTTCCGCCATGCCGCGCCTGTGCGAGGTCCTCGCGGACCGCGCCGGCGTGGCGCAGTATGAAATGGCGTTCGGCCGCGACGAGCTCGGTACGGCCTGCCTCGACCTCAAGGTACGGGCGCCGGTGACGCTGCTCTGCCAGCGCACACTGGAGCCGTTCGTACTGCCGCTCGCAGTGGAAGTCAGACTGGGCATGATCCGTGCGGAAAACGAGGAAGCCGGCCTGCCACCGGGCTGCGAGCCGCTGCTGATCGGCGCGGATGCGCGGCTCAAGCCGGCCGAGGTGATCGAGGACGAACTCCTCCTCGCGCTGCCGCTGGTGCCGATGGACCCGCAGGGTGCCTTGCCGGCGGCGGAGGCGACTTCGCCCGACGAGGACGAGGCCGTGGCCAATCCCTTCGCGATCCTGCGCGAACTCAAACGATCCTGA